Genomic DNA from Xiphophorus couchianus chromosome 12, X_couchianus-1.0, whole genome shotgun sequence:
ATGAATCAAAACTAAATTCTCCCACAATTTTTGGTCTGTAAACAATATGTACTTTAAGGCtggcttttgtatttagtaAAACTTGTATGCATAAATTAGCATTCATTCTTTGTTGGCTTCAAAATTGCAACTCTTATCAAAGATGTTaggcctaaaaaaaaaaaaaaaatttaaaacagtaCAGGCCATGAGAATGCCGGTTTGTGCATCATTTAATTGTTCTCGATAAATCTATATTCATAGAGTTTACCAAATTTTTTATGGGTAATATTGTTCTCTTTGCTCCAAACATTTACTTGCTATAGAAAAATTCAAGTACTACTTAATCCTCTAACCATATTAGaagtgatattttattttagacaaaataaaaaaaaagaaagagggctAAAAGGATGAGTCATCTTAGTTAATACTAAGAGAATtattaaataatgtaataagaccaataaaatgtcataaaataggattaaaatagtattttgtAACTTCACGAacaaatagtttatttaaataattatgatTTAAATCATGTAGAGGAATattactttttctattttttatgacACAGTTGTATAACTTACTAGTTGTGCAAATCCAAACTGGTAAATATATAAGCAGTAGTACATGAGTGGTATAAAGGTATTTATTAAGTGACTGAACGAAGCCAAATTTGGGAAGATCTGTTTTTTGGGGTGGGGCCTTTTTAACCAGTAATCCATTTTGTGAGTGAATGTTTGGTAATTAATGCGCACATTTAAAGTGGAATGAAATGACTATGTTGTTTGAAGCTTGTTAAAAATTGGCTAAAGAAAGTTAAATTGCAAACAGTTTTTGTGAACTTTGCTCCTGGAATCCCCACTTTCCTTCTGCTGAGCCATTGTTCTCTAACAATGTGGCattgtttctgaaaaatttGGTTATGTCTACTTTAACTGGAACACATCCATTTAACTTGCGTCCCATTGGCATATATGTAAATAGTCTGATGAGAAGCCTTTATTACCCAATGCTCTGGTGTCATTTCCTCTTGAGATTTCCAAGTTTTCACAAGCACCTTAAAGACTCGGCAGCTCATTCAGTTAAATCTGGAAGGTTTTTGGAGTTACCCAAGTTTTCAAGCTTCAACTGATCTAAACTCATGACAGGATGAGTCATTTGCATCCTGTCTTGATAAATTACTAGACAACTTCTAAGAAatcaaagtactttttaaattttttttttaaagaattacatTTGAAGGGTTGTTAGAGGAAGTATTGACTTTATGTCAATAAGTTTAGCATGATGCCTCTCTGGTGCTTTTATTTGTTAGCTCCTCTCAGTCCTAACTGTTTTCTTTGAGTTTGTTTCCTAGTGAAACTCAAGCAGCTTGAGGAATTAGGGAGTAGCCTGTATTAATGTTAGGAGGGGCATCTTATCAGTCTCGTGCAAGTTAGGAATCAGCCTCATGCAGGAAGGGTGGGTGTCTCTATTTGCTTATTTGTGCTATTGATTAGTAAACAGCCATATTACCAGAACTGACGAAGCTAAAATGATAACACGCAATCAGTCGAATTAGTTGGGACGTTTCCCTTTTATGGTTAAATGTCAGCACTGGTGCTTTTTGTTTAGTTGCTTCAGCTGATTGTGACCGAGATGTCGAAATAATGTATACAGTGTTGAATGTCACCTAAAAGTAAAATAGCTAAAAGTTGAATTAgtaattagttttgttttcaaatatttgccaaaaagTACACAgtgatcttttttctttttaagaattACTCCTAAAGTTTACTCCCTATTAGATTTTATTCCTAAATCAGTCCTTTTTAAACTACTTCCTGATGCATTCTTAAAGCATTATTCAGATCTTGTAATGTTCTCAGTCAATCTTTACTACAGGGGTTCACACTTTATTATTCTTCAAACATAATAACCAAAAATCAAATCTGAATTTCATTTGAAATTGTGAATTCCTTAAACATGGAGCTCTGCAGAGCATAGAGTAACACAATGGCTGCTGCGCACTGCCAGCAAGCTGACTGAAAGGTTTTCCTCATACTTGCGGAAAAGACCAATTTTAGGCTTAAGAATATTTACGTTCGTGCAAAACATGGAGAGTCAAGCTGTGGAAACCAAAGGATTGCCTCCCATCACTATTATTAAGGTGAAGCTAATTTAAAACTACAGTTGGCAAGATCCAAGCCACATCTCTGTCAGTCAGCTGACCCAGCCTGGCTACCTGATCAAACTAATTACCCAGCCAACACTCTTACTCTTTACACTGGAAAAAACACAACGGCAGAAAGGTATATGCACTGAAACAACTACTAGAtttggcagatttttcattctgtttttctgcataaGTTTTTCTGTTCTACCTTTACCAAAACTTATACATAACATTGTTATAACTCTAACAATCAATATGTTACATTCTTGTAGCTGTGCTTGgaataattgtatttaaataaaagaaataagatcatgtttttccttttttatatataaataccACAtgattattgtatttttactaAACGTTATCATGCagagagatttatttatatGCTACATCACATCTTGAGTTATTGTCCAGTTTATGAAACATATTATAACTTATTATTTTGTGGCTAACAAAATAAAGATATGACAGATCAAAAGCTGTGCCCTTAGTTATGTGTATTTAATGCAGAATAATGAAGTTcagatttgaaaaatataaatgttattgtttttaaaatagctaATTATACATGAGTCCAATGCTACAGAGAAACAGTGAAACATCCCTTTACTGATGAATAGGGACCAGCTGTGCTTTATGGTAAATtttggaacattaaaaaaaaagttcttaaataCATAGACTATAATAAAAACTTAAGCTTGAAAAGCATACAATTCTGTTGTTTTGGTGTTTCTTGACATTAAAATTTGTacccaattttttaaaaataaaatacatttggaaTTAGTCTCTAAGTTTTGCGCTTTTGTTGTGGTACATTTATGGCTGAAATTAAGGAATGCTAAACAGAATATATACATCAAACACGCATTGCTATTTCATCTAGTCTTATCTTTCTCTGGCCTTATTTCTCCTCACATTAGGAGATACGAATCCAGACAAGCATGTGCCTTATTAGGGGCATAACCTCATTTGCAGTCCCAAAACCTCAACCACTGACTCAGATTGCCAGGTGATGTGTTGCCAAGTTTCCAAAAATCTTCACTCAGAGGAAATGTAATTGATATTTTATTGTCGACCCAAAGGAAGGAAGCTCAGTAGAACATGCTGACAAAGACAAACTTGACCAATCTCCTGAGCCGGCCCCGAATCTCCctgcaaatgaaaacatgcttTGTGCTGTCCGGATAACTCGGCATGGTGGAGTTAAACAAAGAGCTGCCACAGCCTCCCGATCCAGAACCTCGCTAAAGCCAAGAGCGCGTTCAGTCAGAGCAACTAGAGCGCGCTacacttgattaaaaaaaaagaagtcattaTTCAGGTTCTTTAACCTCTTAAAAACCATACATTCAGTCACGCAATAAAACAAGGCAATCAAATAAATACTGTAACAAAATCTAACCtaaggaaatgaaaatgttataatCATAGAAGAATTtatattaaatgattttatttcacagacaCGGATGCAGAGTCTGCAGCCGGACCCCAATGCACAATACAAGGGCGTGTATGAAGCCCTGAAACGGATCATCAAGACGGAGGGGATCTTCAGACCGCTGAGGGGCCTCAACATCACCATGATGGGAGCGGGGCCCGCCCATGCACTCTACTTCGCCTGCTACGAGCACGTCAAGCACTCTCTGAGTCACATCATTCAGAGCGGAGGCAACAGCCACATAGCCAACGGTACGAGCATCCGTGTCCCCACACACTCTTTCCCCAACGTCAGACCAGCTGCTGCACGCCGTAGACGAAGCAAACCATCCAGGAAGAGGGCAGTTCTTCTCATCAATATACAGTTTACAATAGCCGGGTCAAATGTGCGACCCAGCCGTGAGAAATCCCATGATGGATCtgtcatttaaaatctgttttgttgatCAGAGGGGAACAGGCTGTTATGTTATCTGAAGCTTGTGTAAATTTCTGCCTCATGTGTTTaggaatgcattttttttgccacagaAACAACTTGAGCAGTGTCACAGCTTCAGAGTCAACAAGGTTTGCTAATGTTTCAACAGGCGTGGCCGGGAGTGTGGCCACTGTTCTGCATGATGCCGTCATGAATCCAGCTGAAGGTAAGAAAACGTCAACGCTTCAATGCCACATTTAATACAGGATGATGGCGATAAACAGGCGGTTAAGAAGGAACACACTTATTTTAGAAACTCAGTGAAGCGCGAGGTGGATCAATAACGCTCCAACCACAGAGCAATAGTTAATTAGTTATATGCCTGCCGTAAAGGGCATGTTGactctggaagagctgcagacaCTAAACAGCTCAGGTGGGGAAATCTGTTAACAGGATATATTAGTCAATCACTCCACAAATGTGGACCGTATGAAAGAGCAGCCTAGAGGAAGGCATAAACCATTTATAATTCTACTTTTTACTTCCCCCTAAAATTTTActtagtaaaaataacattgaaaacaTAATGATGAATATGAGGAGTATACTTTTAGAAGAAAGATTTGTTTGCTTTCAAAGGAGTCCAACATTTTAGTGGGAAGCAGACTTGGGATTACCacttaggattttttttctttttgacttgtGTATGGAAAGTTTAACAATTATTATtgcaaaaatgtgtgaaatttaacaatatttatgtaaaaaaaaaaaaaattaaggaagGAATATCCTTTAAATTCATTTCGATTCATAATAAGTGTAGTCTTAAGGcacttaagaaaaaataatttcagttcaatCACACGTACGTTCCAATTGATGCCAGTCATCAAACAGTGCAGTATGCTAAATTAATTATTCTAAGTAGATTAAAAGGTTTATGCCTAAGGAAACCCAGTAGATTGCTTTGTCTCTATTTTTTGCTCCTTGCAGCTTTCACTCCTGCTGGACTTTACAGCAATTAAATTGGTTACATCGATTGGTTATTCTCCCCTTTGCTGCCTAATATAAAATGTAACACTAACATAACTTTGATGCCTTCCAGTGGTAAAGCAGAGGATGCAGATGTACAACTCTCCCTATCGAGGACTTTGGGACTGTGTTCGGACAGTGACGCACACCGAAGGCATCGGAGCTTTCTACCGCAGCTacagcactcagctgaccaTGAATATTCCCTTCCAGGCGGTTCACTTCATCACCTACGAACTGATGCAGGAGCAGCTGAACCCTCACAGGCATTACAACCCGAGCAGCCACATAGTGTCGGGAGCGGCGGCGGGGGCGGTTTCGGCCGCGGTGACCACTCCGCTGGACGTTTGTAAAACGCTGCTCAACACGCAGGAGAATGTCGCGCTGAGCTCTGTGAACATCAGCGGCCACCTGTCGGGAATGGCCAATGCTTTCAGGACGGTGTACAGACTGGGAGGTCTGGCAGCATTCTTCAAAGGCGTCCAAGCTCGGGTTATATACCAGATGCCCTCTACTGCCATCGCCTGGTCGGTGTACGAGTTCTTCAAGTACTTCCTGACGAAGCAGAAGCTAGAACAAGAGGCAGCATCCGGGCAGCTGTGATGTTCGCCTTTCCTTGACTCATGAAACACTCCAAACCCAAAGGATGTGAGAGTCGGTGAGGAGGAAAACGGCACCAAGACACCAGGTGGCAGTGTGGCGTTTTAATTCCACTCGTCATTGTCATCTCATTATCTGggtttgtggggttttttattacttttttttagctaCAACGATGGCTGCACAACGACTCTATgcaaaaaacaggatttatctCAAATAGACAAGGTGTCCTATTTAACTGCACCGTTTCGCTCCACTACCAAGTCAGTCACAGCTCAGTTCCCTGTTGTCTCCATGTGGTGAGCACATGATGAAGTTGTCTGAAACTATGtttatttgtctgaaatattggaactttttatttatttggttagCTTCCTCTAGCTTGGAGTTTATAGCTGCGGAGGAAAGCACAGCgctgtttgttttatgtgtttatgaaaacttttttttccacattctttAATTCCAGCACTCTGCGGGAGAGACAGCGATGTCATATAAGTGCCTAACTAATATCAAACACTGCTCCACCcatttttgttgtacttttataTAGGAATACTTGATTGGTTCTAGGCCCAAGACGTATTTAAACACGCACACTTCTTCCTCTGTTTCAAGGTATGTGGGCCATAATAAACCAATTACAGGTGAATCTCAGTGAATCAGAATATAgtaacagaaatgtattttatttcaggaatgcaattcaaaatttaaatctcATGTTTTATAGATTATTTACAAGCAACGTGATATATCAGACTGATTTAATTGCTCATTTTGATGCTTGATGGCATGCAGCTAATggaaaacccaaaacaaaattttgcaagaaattcaaattttacatcagaccaataaaaagcaTTATTAATACAGCAATGTCAGTCTAAGAGAAGTATATCCATGTACTGTTCAGTGCATGCAGACAGCGCTCGGTAGGAGCTTCTTACTGCATCGGTGCAGCGTTGCATGAAGGTGGTCTGCTGAAGTGTTCAAGTAGCCCAGGTTACATAACTACCTTCAGCTCATCTGCATCGTTGGGTCTGTGAGGCAGATGCCAACACCTGCTGGATTAAGTAATCTGGATTTATTGGCTCCAGGTCTACAACTAGTCAATCGCCtctaaaaatgtatgaatgGATTTTGGTTCACGATCCTCTTATGACTGCACTATCCCTGCTGCTTGGGCACgcccacattttttccttccacttatcTTTACGTTAATATGCTAGGATAAAGCACTCTGTGAATAGCCAATGTCTTGGCTCCTCCTTGTATCAGTTTCAGGACAACTGTGAACTCGGCAGTCTTTCTCCATGGTTTTGTGGGCCATAGCTTTGTCACACTATAACAGTTTTGcattaaagtcattttattttttactgttatgGAATAgtctaattttctgttttgctgaaTGTTAGGTTTTCCTTAGCTATAAGCCTAAATCACTTAAATTAATCGAATTAGgtttttaaaatagctttgtgtaaaaggaaaaaaaaaaaaaatcattttcgaTCAAATTAGCTGAGATCTACCTGTATTTGCCCTGTAAAAGCTTAATGACGCAATGCTCCTGAGTCACGCACAACAGAGTCTTAGCTGTTGCAGAACATTGGCAGCTTGTTTGTATGAATTCAGAGGATATATTTATGTACTGAAATTGTCTATTCCTGAGAAATCTCTTTGGATCAGAACTGACTGTTGCCTTGGAAGACGGCAGCAGTGATTAGCTTTTGTGAGACTTGttttgtcatagcaaccttaaAGGCCTTAGATTGTCTGAATcatccaaaaatatttcttattttctccttATGCAGATTATGTGATTAAAATGTAAGCTTGtaaatgaagtttttaaacTAAGCAATAGTGCTGTACTGGCTGTCCTTGTGGggtcagtaaaaaaaaccaacaaaaaaccccccccaGATCCAATGAAAtcgttttattttcttccatcctGTTGAAGTTACTCATTTCCTGTGCGctctatgctttttttttagcctATTTTCTATGTTTTGATTCAGCTTTCAGGATATTTAGCCAGATTGGTGCAATTCACAGAGCactctgatttatttgtttatgattactgagagggttttttttttctttctgaagatGTTTGTCAGATTCCAGTCCAGTGTTCTCTCAAACTCCATGAATTGCTCTGGTTTGTGTGTTCGGGCAAACATAACCAAAGATGTGTGTTGCTTTCCTTTTGCTTTCTGCTTTTAATCTGCTGTGAACACTCATTCCATCTCTGCTGTTTAACCTCGATATAGTGTTAAGTTAGTAAGaaaaacttgaatttttttttacagctttggtTTTATAGATTGAGATTTTctacaagtttcacttttctcaaagtgtttttttttaaatgtttttagtttgccTCAGACGATCAGATTTCAAACCAAGTTTTTAGCTGCTTGTCTTAACCTGGTTGAGCTGGTTTAGAGTATGTAACCTTCTCATGTTGCTTTCAGTGCAATATGACTTCGCAGAAATCCAATAGATTTTGTTACCTACAGCATAAATGcatctttatatttttgattatatttgttttgctgttttattgaaGTAGAATCAGACCATATCTCAGATCACTGACGAAACATTTCTCTTATATCGAAATacatttgcatttgaaatgcATGCACTCATCATTCAGAGTGACGGGAAATGTTTTGAGACTATGATCGCTGCAAAATTAAGAGGAAACATTTGTATTCTATAGAGGGAA
This window encodes:
- the slc25a37 gene encoding mitoferrin-1, with protein sequence MELSSGRAVARLEMSQVQSEDGEPFNESSDGDYESLPPHVSVTTHMTAGAVAGILEHTVMYPVDSVKTRMQSLQPDPNAQYKGVYEALKRIIKTEGIFRPLRGLNITMMGAGPAHALYFACYEHVKHSLSHIIQSGGNSHIANGVAGSVATVLHDAVMNPAEVVKQRMQMYNSPYRGLWDCVRTVTHTEGIGAFYRSYSTQLTMNIPFQAVHFITYELMQEQLNPHRHYNPSSHIVSGAAAGAVSAAVTTPLDVCKTLLNTQENVALSSVNISGHLSGMANAFRTVYRLGGLAAFFKGVQARVIYQMPSTAIAWSVYEFFKYFLTKQKLEQEAASGQL